The Cottoperca gobio chromosome 8, fCotGob3.1, whole genome shotgun sequence genome contains the following window.
TTAATTCCTCTACATTCATAAAGATTTTAAAATTGAcaccttgttttttttcctgcaggGTGGATCCCACAGAGGATGGGGACTACGGGTTGTGTTTCGACAACAGCTTCAGTAAACTCTCAGAGAAGATGGTGTTCTTTGAGGTGACCATTAATAGTCAGAGCGGTGTAGGCGGAGGCCAAGATGTGTGGGGGGAAGAGGCTGCGACAGAGAGCATGGTGGAGTACAAACTAGAGGACATCAGGGTGAGAGGGAAAAGAGCTATTGCACATGATTTCTaaagaagccctgagaggcaagagagaaaacaattctggaaatgcattttctaagcCTGATCTAAACTACTTAATTTACTGATTTATGAAAAGGTTAAAAGGGTTctgccaggataatctttttaaatgtcttccttTTTTCTGGTGgacaggtttttgttttgtcaggaTTATTTGAAAGTGCTGTAACACTCaactgtaattgtaatggaATAAAACATGGCTGCTTTTAGTCCTAGgatggggtagtggtgcacttcagcctcttgtgaccaaaatgagtattacaacaataaACGGTCGGATTTATAtagattatcctggcaaaacctgTGTCGCCTACTCTTTAAACACAGgagatattttctcttttatttttgttggtCAAATGGatcacacattttgttttcgCACATGCCTCTCAGGGCTTTACCCCTTCAGACAACACTTGAATGATCTGATGTCTACAACATCCCAGCACTTACTTCCATCTCCTCCTGTTTGCTGTTCATCCTCTTCCAGGAGAGCATGGACTCCATGTACCAGCACCTGAAGAGGAGCCGTCAGATCCTGGCTGTGCTGCGGGTCTTAGAGGCGCGTGACCGCTACCTTCTGGAGGACAACCTGTGGCGCGTGTCCTTCTGGTCCTGCCTCAACCTGCTCGTCATGCTCACCGTCGCTGTCACTCAAATCTACACCCTGCGACGCCTCTTTGTTGACACCAAGCGGGTCTGCACATAGTCGCAACAAACGTGTGGCACACTAAAGAGTGCAGAAGCTGCACGCGCTTACAATTGAAAGTTTGTCCCATAACCCTTAACTGACACAGGCCTCGTGAGCTgaatttaaagggatagttcacaCGTTTGGAAAACTGATACATCGCTGATGTTTTTGAATTCCAGTCACATTGAAATCACACGTACAGGACTGTAATATGAAAACCTACATACAATAATGTACACATAGATATGTGTTTGTCATTGGTGACGCTAGAAAACCACAGCTTCTCACcggaaatgttgttttattgaatTTCAATTCACTACATTACACATGGACATTTATAACTCTAGGCTGTTTTATCAAACCAACagccaaaacaaaccaaaataatATCAAAGTAACCTCacctactttctttttttttactaagcCTCAGGCTTAGATCACATATAAAATCtttactgaaaaaaaaaaaaaaagtattcacACCGTTGCTCTCCCTGATCAGTTTCTCCAATATCTTAAATATGCAGAAATCAGTAAAGTTATGTAGATGGCAAATTATTTTTGGCTGaaacaatgcaacacacacataatgcagTACTTGTGCATTTCAATCACTACCACTATATTACACTGGGACTGCTTTGCTTCATCATTGTCTGGCATAAAACATATTCAGTGGTCAGGCTCCACCATCGAAATGCATTTGTCTTTGCTGTTACAGAACACACatgcaataataaaacactggcTTTATGACGTGGCActttgtattctaatttatccATGAGTTCaattaaactttattaaatataCTTTTGCTATCATCTGGGAGACTGTGTGGTATGTAGAGTAGGAAACAGCAAATGTATGCATTAGTTTTAagtttttaaattagatttctcACCATAACTTCCTCAGTTTCATGCCTCAATAAGTAataatacatgtttgtatactGACAGTGAAGGATTACCTCTGTAGGTCTAACAGCTttggagtttttatttttgagtgaGCTGAAAATAAGATATGTTGTTCTTCTGTGGTCCTGCTGTTGTCACGGATTGAAGTCATTTCATGTCCACTTCAGGCTGGTCAATGTCACCACTGGTTTCGACGGGGAGCCGGGCGCCTGTTCAAGAACAATCAACCAACATTAATCTCATAACCTTGTGATGCACTTTGACTGGTGGGGATCATCACGCACACTTATTGGAGGATATGACTAGACTGATTAACCTGGAATTATTCTTTAATgctgcaaatataaaaatacatttattttaaaacacttctgaCATTTTGGACTGAGTATTTGAGCATAATTAGAACTGTTTTAAAAGATGTTTGGAACAAATCTAGATACATTTTGCCTATAATAAAATCCCTACCCTCTTTGGAAGTCGTCACATTTTCTTGTCTTACAGCAGTGAATTAAAGTAGATCTGTTTTCACTTTCACATTTAAGGGTTTTTTCCTGCTCCGTGTCTAAAAGGACACATTAACTCTACATTGACTCAAtgctgaagacaaaacattaaaacttaCAAAGGTAGGTGAATTCATTCTAAAGGCAGTAGAAATGTGGAGTCACAGAAAGAAAGGTACAATGACAACGGTttgattatgtttgttttttgcgaCTACAGTAAAATATTACCAGGTCTTATGTCAGGTTTGATTGGTTTTGGATGTAGAGAGGGAGGTtagtgaagaaagaaaaaccagGAGACGCTAACGTTATCTgcgacagagagaagagaaagtggaTCGCACAGGACAAAAAGGAGACACCAACCACCAGAGCCAATCCCTTTATTGTACACAACACCTCTTTATTGACTCTCCATCCTAAAATCAGTTCATGTTTATTCAAATCAATTAATTGCTACATAGGCACTTGACAAGggtttgcaaaacaaaaaagaaatgagttttttttttttttttttgaaacagGTTTCCAACCCCCATCCACCAGATCCAGAccaggggaggggagggaaagaggaagGAGGCAGGGCACATCCAATAGTATTACTACAACCTAATGTATTACAGGGCATTACAGTCTGGGCTTTCTCGAGGGCAGGCTGAAGTGACAGGCACAAGAGGGCGTCATCAAACTTTGGCCAATATGAAGTTTTATCACATGAACAAACTTCTGTGTAAAAAGGAGTTTTTGGAAGATTTCATGTAAAAGGATCTTTAATCTAAAGAATCGGGGTTGTTTTATAAGCTTATTTTCATCCTCGTGGCACTGTCACTGAAAGCCAGACCTGTAGAGAAATACAGGAGGAAGGAAAAAGCACACTCTGTCTCAGGAGTCTGTAGTTTGGGACCGTTTACAATTCTTTACGGTTTCTTTGTCTCGTCAGGTTGGCTAGTTTCATTTCTATCCTCTGTGGTGAAAACAGAGACAAGTCTAGACAGCTTCTTGACAAGAGTGTGCTTTCATACACCACGACTCCCACCACCTGGTGCTCACCACCACTACTGATCAGAGCTAGAACAGAAAACATCCTAGTAGCCCAAAGTCACTCCCCGCTTGACCGGTTTTCCCCGCTGGATTTAAAAATGGTCAAATACTCTCAAAGAGCAATCAAAAGATATTCATTATCAAATAATTACAGCTGTGTAGACGACGTGCAGCCTCGGGTGCCCTcccaacataaaaacacatttagaaagcTAATCCCTGTAGCAGAACCCCGAATAAAAGTCCAGGACAAGCCGGGGAGCTGAGTTGTACAGAGCCGGTACAATTGCAaccaaaaacatcaaaagaaatgacaaatgcCCGGGTTATAAATAATGCTTCCGATCTCTTTTTCCCTAAATCCAAAGCTAATCTATGAAAGGACAGTGTTAGTGCTTCCTTTAAAGCGACGACTACAGTTGCATTTTAACATGTTGGGCTTTGATTAGAATCAACAGCATGTTTTTGTCGTCAACCCCGCGATTAAATGAGATACAAGTGCTAACTCCCCAGTATAGGCCAGctatatacacaatactttaAATGCACGgaagcagaactgatagcaatATTAAATGTCCTTGACAACTATGCCCAGAAAGAGATGTGCCAACCCCTTAATGCATAATACCATCTTTACACTCTAAGTCCCGTCCCCGTACTACACACCCCACCGCTTCACTGAGTCTTATCCTCTCGGAGAGGAAGCTGTACCGTGTGCTCTGCTCTGTATAAATCAGTTAATCCAGGAATGAACAAAGTCTACTCGAAGGCTGAAGGTCTCATTGGGGTTCAACTGAGACTAAAGGGATTATAATTCAAGGTTTTCAAAACTCAGAATTACTGAAGAGAAAGCTTCTCACAAAGTGCAGACGGCCTTCAGCCTGTCGCTCTCCCGGGTTTCCGTGCATAGTGTTCTGGTAACGGACTACAACACCCCAGTGTGGCTTGTAAGGTTGTAAGGCTACAAGTGCTGGGACTATAATGGTCAATCTGGCTGACATCTTTCTCCTTGTGGAAGGAAACAATAATGGACAGAGGGGGTCTCATGCAACCCTGCAT
Protein-coding sequences here:
- the LOC115011765 gene encoding transmembrane emp24 domain-containing protein 1-like — its product is MRCERRMTSVSAELCLLACLILTVDLTLGLGLNKDMEFTFLLSAGSKECFYQTTAKNDSIDVGYQVIAGSGLDVGFAIISPSGHRLVSDFRSSDGIHTVDPTEDGDYGLCFDNSFSKLSEKMVFFEVTINSQSGVGGGQDVWGEEAATESMVEYKLEDIRESMDSMYQHLKRSRQILAVLRVLEARDRYLLEDNLWRVSFWSCLNLLVMLTVAVTQIYTLRRLFVDTKRVCT